The Hippoglossus stenolepis isolate QCI-W04-F060 chromosome 12, HSTE1.2, whole genome shotgun sequence genome segment TTAATTAAAGAACCACAACACGTGAACTTAACTCACACTTGATGAAACATGTCAGGAAGTAAAGATGACAAAGAAGACTTGACTTTCATGTCTCACTTTTCTACATTCCCCTCTGTGTGTACTTTTGCTCCACTCACAAGTGTCTTTAAatgcttttataaataaaatgtatttattttactcgTCCTCAGATGTTTTTACTTACTGCTGTAATTGAAAGATCTCCAGCCTCTCAAAGAATGGCCACATCATGTAGTCGATCATTGTGACGGAGTCGCCGCCAAAGAACTTGGTCTTCCTCTCAACCAGGTCCTGAAGAATAAGCATTCTATTAATCAGCAACACTATAAGGGTGTAGTCATTAAAGAAGGATACTTCTCCCTTAACTCATCATGTTTGAACACTCATTAAGAAATGCATTGGTATTTCAGTTGACCTCACACTCAGGACAACACAAGCCCAGTGAATACATAGTGAAACAAGAGCAACCTACCTTATTAAATTTGGTAAACTTCTCTTTCAGTTCAGCTTCCAGTCCCGAGACATCCTCGCCATTATTCCTCCCTGCTGGGATCTTGAACAAGAAGGGTATAACCTGTAGGGAGCAGTGGCATTAAAAGGATTATTAGCTGATGGAAACTATAGATCTGTTCCCCCCCCCGAAAAGAGGTAGatgcagggttgtttttttaataataccTTGGAAAAATGCTCCAGCATCATCTTCTGCTGAGCTTTACCtaaaggagaggagggaagcagCTTCTTCTCGGGGTAAACTTCATCCAGGTAATCACAGGTGATCGGAGACTCGTATATCACCTCACCAGCAGGTGTCTCCAGTGTTGGGACCAGGCCCAGAGGATTCTTCTCAAGGAACCAGTCAGGTTTATCTTTCAGGTTGATGTTGATGGTCTCAtgtctaaaacacacaaaaaaggtcagagatCAGGAACTTAATGTTTCTGTAGTAATTCTGTACTCTGTAAAAATAATAGAATGTTTCTTTACTTGATTCCTTTGGCATTCAGCACTAATTTAGTTCTCTGGGCAAACGGGCAGAATCTCATGTTGAAAAGCCGGATGCTTCCTTTAGGGACTGGACCGGGTGCAGCGCTTCCTGAAAGGCAAgaacaaattataataatttcaaTAAATTACAAACTAGGGGaatattttcactttatgtTTAAAGTAACCCTTAAGTGTTTCCATTTTATGAGTTTTGTTCTAAATCTTTACACAATGTCAGACACAAATCTTGTACTGTATAATCTGCAGCTATCAGTTTCAATTAAATTCAAGTTTCTCTTTAGATTAATATTCTACATATCAAATTGATGATTTACAAAGTATGAAACATTTCACTTATACACCAACCAGCTGCATTATTAAGATGATGTATTCATGACAGTCCATAAATAACAACAACCCTATAATATACTATAAGAAAGGTAtattaaaagtacattttcctGACGATACTACTGTGAACTTTAAACTTAAGCATCTCAGTGGCTTACTTCTTCCACCAAAATGAAACAGTTAGACTAAACTATATAATGTCTGTCTTTTACAATCACACAGGAGAGATCGagttatttatataaaatgagCGATGTGTAGTTTCTGTAAAGATCCACAGTGAGTCACTGTAAACTCCTTTACTCAGTCTGTGATACAACACAACCAGTACATCAAGTACTACTACATTTACTCAAGTTTAAATAGTAGTTACTTCAAAATAATACTTGAAAATATAACCAAAGAGTGACTTAGAGTGATTTATGATGGGTGAAAGTAAAATATAGttaaacacatgaatatatCAGGACAGGTCGAACTGATTGCTCAGTTTAGCGGGTAGCAGGCTTCAGAGGACTCCTTAGTTCACCGGCTAACAGCTGTTCGTCTTACCTTTAGCAAAACACTTCTCAGTGGACATGTTTGAGCTCCAGGGGGTGGTGGGTGTCAGTGAGGGGAAGGTCTCGGTCTTTGTGCGGACGGATACAGTCTGTGAACGGAGGAGACAGCAGCGATTTAGCTCCTTGTGgctaatatttcattttgttatcTACTTCCGGTATGGGCAGGTCCGCAAAATCCGCCACTCAGCATGACAGCGCAGTATCCTGGTTGCCAGGGTTACGCAGCTTGTTTGTCTGCTAGTTGAGCTGGTGACAAGAAGCTGTAGTTTTACTATTGTGTTAAAATGGTCGCCATTGGAAGTTTAGAAGTCAGGTAGGTaacatgtaaaatacaatactgtttatttttacttacAAACAATGTGAGTACAACATGTTTTTAGTGTTTCCACAGCAGTTAGCCACCTAgcttacatttgttttgtgctgctcCCTTCAGGTGGATTCAAGGATTCACAAACAGCACCGTCCACTTTGTGGACAATGACACTGTGTGTTACACATGTGGGAATCACATCTGTTTCCTCAACCTTGAGACTAAATCAAAAAGTTTGCTCCAGGGCCCCGGCAGAGGCATCGGTGCATTCACAGCCAGAGGCACCAGTGGGATTTTTGCCTTTTCTGAGCAAAGGTTGTCCCCATCTATATTTGTGCACGTGTTCCCTGAGCTTCACATGAAGAATGAACTTAAAGGTAAGATGCACTTTTACTCACAGGTGATCAGGTAAACTGTTCATTAAAGCACATGTGTCTCAATTGTCCAATGATAGCTGAAATCACTCAGGACCACAATCACcaatatgtttaatatatattcCTACACAA includes the following:
- the LOC118119098 gene encoding glutathione S-transferase omega-1, which gives rise to MSTEKCFAKGSAAPGPVPKGSIRLFNMRFCPFAQRTKLVLNAKGIKHETININLKDKPDWFLEKNPLGLVPTLETPAGEVIYESPITCDYLDEVYPEKKLLPSSPLGKAQQKMMLEHFSKVIPFLFKIPAGRNNGEDVSGLEAELKEKFTKFNKDLVERKTKFFGGDSVTMIDYMMWPFFERLEIFQLQHCLDDAPELKKWTECMSEDAAVRATRHSVDTYKGFYKTYMEGNPNYDYGL